Proteins from a genomic interval of Helicoverpa armigera isolate CAAS_96S chromosome 9, ASM3070526v1, whole genome shotgun sequence:
- the Rab26 gene encoding ras-related protein Rab-37 isoform X1, producing the protein MWNPNAMDNRQTEKRVVVGRVRPTWARNLPEAREDDEKSEAEAGVMPHSEPPSPTETWEQHSKQEDKYDVFGKVMLLGDSGVGKTCMLVRFRDGTFLAGNYISTVGIDFRNKVVTVDGIKVKLQIWDTAGQERFRSVTHAYYRDAHALLLLYDVTNKISFDNIRAWLGEIREYAQDDVVIMLLGNKSDSGLERAVRREEGQRLAREYQVAFMETSAKTGLNVEAAFAHVARSLVAKANPVDPSRLAVRAQPTQEQRSSCPPCS; encoded by the exons ATGTGGAATCCAAACGCGATGGACAATAGACAAACGGAGAAGAGGGTTGTGGTCGGCAGGGTCAGGCCAACCTGGGCGAGGAACCTTCCAGAAGCGAGAGAAGATGACGAGAAGAGCGAAGCAGAAGCCGGGGTCATGCCACACAGTGAACCGCCTTCTCCAACTGAGACTTGGGAGCAGCATTCGAAACAAGAAGACAAATATGATGTTTTTGGGAAA GTAATGCTGCTCGGCGACAGCGGTGTCGGCAAGACTTGCATGTTAGTCCGCTTCCGGGACGGCACTTTCCTCGCAGGAAACTACATATCCACCGTCGGCATCGACTTCCGG AATAAGGTAGTGACTGTAGACGGCATCAAGGTGAAACTTCAGATTTGGGACACGGCTGGCCAGGAGCGCTTCCGTAGCGTCACACACGCATACTACAGGGATGCACACG CTCTACTGCTCCTATACGACGTGACCAACAAGATCAGCTTCGATAACATCCGGGCGTGGCTCGGCGAGATCCGCGAGTACGCACAGGATGACGTCGTCATCATGTTATtag GTAACAAATCCGACAGCGGCCTAGAGAGGGCGGTGAGGCGGGAGGAGGGACAGCGCTTAGCGAGAGAATACCAAGTCGCGTTTATGGAGACATCAGCCAAAACCGGACTGAATGTCGAAGCTGCCTTTGCCCATGTGGCACGATCTCTAGTAGCGAAAGCGAACCCCGTCGACCCCTCGAGGCTGGCCGTGCGCGCGCAGCCAACACAGGAACAGCGGTCTTCGTGCCCGCCATGTTCGTAA